The following DNA comes from Meiothermus sp..
CCCCAGCGCCCACTGCCCTTTGGGGGCCAGGAGCGCGGGCAAGACCAGCCCAGCCAGGGTAGCCGCCGGCACGTAGCGCAGGGCCTGTTGCAGGCTGGGGGGCAGGCTGAAGCGCTCGAGCATCGCCAGGGGTATGTAGCGCAGGGCAAAGGCGATCAGGGTCATGCCCAGCAGGGTGATCCAAAGCTCTATGTCACTCACTGCGCACCCCCATCCGGTTTTCCAGCCAGACCCCCGCCCAGATGCCGGCCAGGGCCCCAATAAACAGGCCCGAGCGGTAGGGCAGGCCCATCAGGGCGGTAGACACCAGCCCCCCCACCAGGGCCGCCAGGAGGCTGGGCCGGCTCTGCACCGCGGGCACCAGCAGCACCAAAAAACACAGCGGCACCGCAAAGTCCAGCGACCAGGCCTCGGGCAGCCGCGCCCCCAGCAGCGCCCCCAGGTAGGTACAGGCCACCCAGCCCAGCCAGAGCACCGCCCCTATGCCCAGGTAGAACCAGGGGGTGAGGCGCGGGCCCAGTTTGTCGTACTGGTTGAGGGCCAGGGCGAAGTTCTGATCCACCATCAGGAAGGCGGCCAGCAGCTTCATGCGCCCGGACAGGGCCTCCAGCGGCTTGGCCAGGGCGCTGCTGTACATCAGGTAGCGCAGATTAACCACCAGGGTCGCCAGCCAGACGAAGAAGATGGACGCCCCCGCCCCCATGAGCTGCAACGCCACGAGCTGCGCGGCCCCGGCATACACCAGCCCCGACATCAGGGTCACTTCCACGGCGTTCAGACCGGCCTTGATGCCGGCAATGCCGGTAACCAGGCCAAAGGGCACGATGCCCACTGCAACCGGCAGCGAGGCCAGCGCGCCCCGCCAGAAAGCCGCTCGAGGGGTGGAGGGAAGCGCATCTACAGCCATGCTTTCATCTGCTCCTCGGTCAGGTTGGAGCCGCACAAAACGGCCGCTACCCGCTTACCGGCAAATAGGGCGGGGTTCTCCTGTATGGCCGCCAGCCCCGCTGCGCCGGAGGGCTCGAGCACCAGGCCCAGGTGGGTATGGGCCCGCCGCATGGCCTCGAGCAGGGCCGCATCGGTCACCAGCAGTACCTCGTCCACCAGCCCCTCCATATCCTGCAGGGCCTCGGGAATGGGCACCCGCACCCCAATGCCGTCGGCGATGGTGTGGATGCGCGGGTGCTGCACAAGAGTGCCCGAGCGCCAGGACTCTGCCATGGCCGGAGCGCCGGCAGCGCCCACCCCCACCACCCGTACCTCCGGGGCCAGGGCCTTGACCCAGCGGGCCACCCCGCCCAGCAAGGCCCCGTTGCCCAGGGGCACCACCACCGCCTCGAGCGGCCCTTGGTACTGCAGAAGCTCCACCGCAATGCTGCCCGCGCCCTCGGAGATTTCGGGCTCCTTGCCGTCCTCCACCATCCAGGCCCCGGTCTCCTGGCAATAGCGCTTGGCCTCGAGCTTGGCCGCGTCGAAGTCTTCGCCCACCAGGCGCACCTCGGCCCCCAGGGCCCGCATGCGTTCGACCTTGAGCGGGTTGGCGTTGACCGAGGCATAAACCACCAGCGGTAGCCCGTGCTTGCGGCAGGCATAGGCCATGGCCTGCCCGAAGTTGCCGGCGCTGGCACAGACCAGTTGCCGGGTGTCGCCGCGCTCCACGACCTTGGAGATGAAGTAATCGGCCCCCCGCCCCTTGAAGCTGCGGATGGGGTTCAGGGTCTCGACCTTGACCACCAGCTCCAGGCCCAGCATCGCGCTCAAACTTTCGGCGGGGAACTGGGGCGTGTTTAGAAAAACCGGATCAATGACCTGGGCCGCCTGCTGGATGTTTTCGAGCTTCAGCCGATGGGGAATGTCCGAGACCCCAAGCGCGGTTCGCATATAGCTCGAGCCATTGGCTTCACGGGCTAGGAAACCCCGATCCACCAGCTCGCGGCGCAACAAGGCCCAGTCCTCGAAAGTGTGCCAGGCTTTCAGGAGGAGATTGATTTGCGTCTCGTTATAACTTTGACCCGACTGGAATTTCGCCGCCAGATATTCGATCACCGCCGTTTTCTCGGCGGGCTTTGTAGGCCAGCGCACCACCTGGCCTAGGGGGTTGAGCAGGGGTCGCAATCGAAGATACGATGCCGGTTGGGCCGACTTGGTTTCTGCCATGGGACTATCCTTTCAACCGGGCCAGGGCGTTGTGAAAGTGGCGGTACAGGCGTTGTTGCGCGGCTTCCACATCAGCGCTTTTTATGGCTTCCATAATGCCCTGGTGCTCCTCCACCGAGACCAGCCCCAGCTTGGGACTGCCGAAGTAGGCCAGCTCGAGGCGGTGGTGCTTCACCCGCAGGCCGCGGATGATCTCTATCAGTTCGGGATTGTCGCAGTGGCGCACATATTCATCGTGAAAAGCCGCATCGGCTTCTACCGCTGCAGGAATGTCGGCATTTTTGAGTGCAGACTGGAGCGCCCGGTTGGCTTTGCGCATGGTACTCAAGCTGGCTTTATCCAGCCACGGAAAAGCCAGCCGCAGGGCCAGCCCGTCCAGCACCGCCCGGATGGGATAAATTTGCTCGGCTTCTTTCAGGTCTACCGGCCTGACCCGTGTCCAGCGGTTTTTGGCGGTCTCGACCAGCCCTTCATCCTCCAGGCGGCGCAGGGCCTCGCGCACCGGGGTGCGGCTCACGCCCAGGCGCAGGGCCAGCTCCTGGTCACGCAGTTGTTCACCCGGCTCGAGCACCCCCTGCACAATCCAGTCACGCAGTTGGGCATACACCGACTCGCGCAGGATGGGGCGCTCGAGGGTCAGGGTGGTTTCGGGGATGGGCATATTTTGCCTTTCGGTTCGGAATGTTGTGCCTGTACCTACTCCGCCAAGGTGTGCTGAGCTATAGCGAGACCCTCGCGGTTTGGTGAGATGTAATATATCACACCCTGCTCTCAGGCGCGGCCAGCCGGGCAAACTGGGGTTGGTAATGATAGGCTGAACCCGATGGCTTATACGGTTCAAGGCCCTTCTGGAGAGGCTGCCAAGGCTTTTGGGGCCTACTACACCGACGCAACCGTCGCCGACTTTCTGGTGCGCTGGGCGGTGCGTGCGCCGGCGGATACCGTCCTGGATCCTTCCTTTGGCGGGGGTGTTTTTCTGCACGCAGCGCTCCGGCGGCTCTTGCAACTGGGCGGCAACCCGAGAAATCAGATCTTCGGTATCGAAATTGACCCTGCCGTTCACGTCCAGACCCAGAAAGTTCTGGCCGAACAGGGCGGTATCTGCCCCTCCAACCTGATTTGCAGCGATTTCTTCGAGGTATCGCCGGGCTGGATACCCGCCCCCACCGCCGTGGTGGGCAATCCACCCTTCATCCGCTATCAGCGTTTCTCAGGGGAGGGGCGGGCCCGGGCGTTGGCGAAAGCCGCCTCCGAGGGTGTTGCGTTGAGCCAGCTATCGAGTTCCTGGGCGCCATTTCTGGTACATTCGGTGGCCCTGCTCTCGAAGGGTGGGCGCTTGGGCATGGTCATCCCCACGGAACTCCTGCACGCCGCCTATGCCAGACCGCTGCTCGAATACCTGGCGGGCCGTTTTGAACGGATTACCCTGGTCACTTTTAGAGAACGGCTTTTCCCCCACCTGAGCCAGGACACCCTGCTCTTGCTTGCCGAGGGAAAAGGCGGCCAGGCTTCCCAATTCCATCTGCTCGATTTAGCAGCGCCCTCCGACCTGGAAAAACTCGAGCCCGGTCGCTGTCAAACCCAGCCTATCGAAGCACAGGAGCTGGCCTCAGGCCGCACGAGAGCCATCGAATACTTAATTCCGCACAACGCCAGGGCGCTTTACCAGGAGTTAAGCCATTCCCCCCTGACCACGCGCTTGGGCGCACTGGCAGATGTGGGCATTGGCTACGTCACCGGGAACAACCTGTTTTTTCACCTGAGCCCCGGCCAGGTTGCAGAATGGGGCATTCCACCCCAGTACCTCAAGCCCGCTGTGCGAAGGGCTCGAGGGCTCAAGGGTCTAAGGTTTAGCGAAAGAGACTGGCAGGAAGCCCTGCCAACCGGAGAAGCAGGGTATCTGCTGCATATATCCAGCAATGAAGATCTCCCAGATGGTTTACGGCGCTACCTCGCACACGGCGAAAGCCAGGGCGTACACCAGGCCTACAAATGCCGCGTTCGCGAACCCTGGTACAGCGTCCCCCAGGTCTACCCGCCGGATGCCTTTCTCACCTACATGAGCGGCAACTACCCGCGGCTGGTGGCCAACGACGCCCGCGCCGTAGCCCCCAATAGCCTTCACGTGCTGCGCCTTCGCTCAACCCAAGGGCGTGCGGGTAACCTGGCGGGCCTGTGGCAGACCTCCCTCACCCGCCTGAGCGCCGAGATTGAAGGCCACGCCATGGGGGGCGGGATGCTCAAGCTCGAGCCCGGCGAGGCAGAAAAAGTGGTGCTGGCCGCGCCCGGCCTGCCCCCAGAATCGCTTTTGGCCCTCTCCCAGGAGCTGGACTCGCTGGTGCGCGCGGGCCGTATCGAGGCTGCCCAGAACCTGGCCGATGAGGTGGTTCTTGTCCAAGGACTCCGGCTGACCAGGGCAGAAATTGGGCTTTTGCGCAGTGCGACAAAAGCCCTCCAGGAGCGTCGGTATCTCAGATAAACCGTTTCATACGCACTCTCCTACTCCCTTCGGTCGGCTTGTACCCCTCACCCTCGATTACAAAGGTGAAGGGTTCAAGCGGAACCGGTATCAGCGCGTTTCTAGCCTGACCCCTACGGTGGTACGCGGTTTGAATCCTGGCAAGCTGGGATTCAGGTAATTCGCCGGCTCGAGATTATTTTGCAAAAAGCGCGCGAAAAAAGCGGTGGCAAAGTGCTTGACCAGGTCGTGGGCGCGCTCCATGTCCCACACCGGCTCAAAGCAGCGCCAGTAGTCCTCTTCCCTACCCCGCACCTCGGGGGGGCACTCCACAAAGGGGTTGTGCTGGGCGGCGGCCAGGCTCAGGAGGTACTTATCCTGCGAACCGGCCTGGCGGAAGTACTCCAGCGCGTCGCGCCGGTAGGTGGCCACATCGTCGGCTTCGCCCGCCGCTACAAACAAAGGAACCCTGAGGTTAGC
Coding sequences within:
- a CDS encoding AzlD domain-containing protein yields the protein MSDIELWITLLGMTLIAFALRYIPLAMLERFSLPPSLQQALRYVPAATLAGLVLPALLAPKGQWALGLDNERLLAGIIAAVVAWRFKNILLTLLLGMAALWLLQGMGV
- a CDS encoding AzlC family ABC transporter permease, with translation MAVDALPSTPRAAFWRGALASLPVAVGIVPFGLVTGIAGIKAGLNAVEVTLMSGLVYAGAAQLVALQLMGAGASIFFVWLATLVVNLRYLMYSSALAKPLEALSGRMKLLAAFLMVDQNFALALNQYDKLGPRLTPWFYLGIGAVLWLGWVACTYLGALLGARLPEAWSLDFAVPLCFLVLLVPAVQSRPSLLAALVGGLVSTALMGLPYRSGLFIGALAGIWAGVWLENRMGVRSE
- a CDS encoding pyridoxal-phosphate dependent enzyme, which translates into the protein MAETKSAQPASYLRLRPLLNPLGQVVRWPTKPAEKTAVIEYLAAKFQSGQSYNETQINLLLKAWHTFEDWALLRRELVDRGFLAREANGSSYMRTALGVSDIPHRLKLENIQQAAQVIDPVFLNTPQFPAESLSAMLGLELVVKVETLNPIRSFKGRGADYFISKVVERGDTRQLVCASAGNFGQAMAYACRKHGLPLVVYASVNANPLKVERMRALGAEVRLVGEDFDAAKLEAKRYCQETGAWMVEDGKEPEISEGAGSIAVELLQYQGPLEAVVVPLGNGALLGGVARWVKALAPEVRVVGVGAAGAPAMAESWRSGTLVQHPRIHTIADGIGVRVPIPEALQDMEGLVDEVLLVTDAALLEAMRRAHTHLGLVLEPSGAAGLAAIQENPALFAGKRVAAVLCGSNLTEEQMKAWL
- a CDS encoding GntR family transcriptional regulator, which gives rise to MPIPETTLTLERPILRESVYAQLRDWIVQGVLEPGEQLRDQELALRLGVSRTPVREALRRLEDEGLVETAKNRWTRVRPVDLKEAEQIYPIRAVLDGLALRLAFPWLDKASLSTMRKANRALQSALKNADIPAAVEADAAFHDEYVRHCDNPELIEIIRGLRVKHHRLELAYFGSPKLGLVSVEEHQGIMEAIKSADVEAAQQRLYRHFHNALARLKG
- a CDS encoding N-6 DNA methylase, giving the protein MAYTVQGPSGEAAKAFGAYYTDATVADFLVRWAVRAPADTVLDPSFGGGVFLHAALRRLLQLGGNPRNQIFGIEIDPAVHVQTQKVLAEQGGICPSNLICSDFFEVSPGWIPAPTAVVGNPPFIRYQRFSGEGRARALAKAASEGVALSQLSSSWAPFLVHSVALLSKGGRLGMVIPTELLHAAYARPLLEYLAGRFERITLVTFRERLFPHLSQDTLLLLAEGKGGQASQFHLLDLAAPSDLEKLEPGRCQTQPIEAQELASGRTRAIEYLIPHNARALYQELSHSPLTTRLGALADVGIGYVTGNNLFFHLSPGQVAEWGIPPQYLKPAVRRARGLKGLRFSERDWQEALPTGEAGYLLHISSNEDLPDGLRRYLAHGESQGVHQAYKCRVREPWYSVPQVYPPDAFLTYMSGNYPRLVANDARAVAPNSLHVLRLRSTQGRAGNLAGLWQTSLTRLSAEIEGHAMGGGMLKLEPGEAEKVVLAAPGLPPESLLALSQELDSLVRAGRIEAAQNLADEVVLVQGLRLTRAEIGLLRSATKALQERRYLR